A window of Jannaschia sp. M317 contains these coding sequences:
- a CDS encoding 3-deoxy-D-manno-octulosonic acid transferase gives MAVSPLLSAYLFWSNRAHRFGERKLQARLAEGKEDAARLDERRGIASLERPPGQVIWLHAASVGESVSVLEMLRRMGEERPDVTFLITSGTVTSGEVLASRLPDGALHQYVPLDVRPWMRRFLDHWDPDLIVLAEGEIWPALLHEAKLRGKPVAMINARMTDATYRRWRRFGRGAARKLLGYIDHVQAQEEQTAQRLRHLGLPETRLEVTGTLKEGSKALPHDEAERVRFASALGGRPCWLAASTHEGEEAGAAEAHAQARRSWQKLALVIAPRHPGRGDEIVSSLRLDGWKVAQRSLGETLTAETDIYVADTVGEMGLWYRLCAVSFMGGSLVPVGGHNPFEPAALGSAILHGPEVYNFQDIFERLSAAGAARQVSDWADLGATLARVLEPDEAARMAHAAWEVCSDGTDVTERATDLLFAMLDGVD, from the coding sequence ATGGCCGTCTCGCCGTTGCTATCGGCCTATCTGTTCTGGTCGAACCGGGCACACCGCTTCGGAGAGCGGAAGCTTCAGGCGCGGCTGGCCGAGGGCAAGGAAGATGCCGCCCGTCTGGACGAGCGGCGCGGCATCGCGTCCCTTGAACGCCCGCCGGGTCAGGTGATCTGGCTGCACGCCGCCAGCGTCGGCGAAAGCGTCTCGGTCCTGGAGATGCTTCGACGCATGGGGGAGGAGCGTCCGGACGTCACCTTCCTGATCACCTCCGGCACGGTCACCAGCGGCGAGGTCCTGGCCTCGCGCCTGCCCGATGGCGCGCTGCACCAATATGTGCCGCTGGACGTGCGTCCCTGGATGCGCCGGTTCCTAGATCATTGGGATCCGGATCTGATCGTCCTGGCCGAGGGCGAGATCTGGCCCGCCCTGCTGCACGAGGCGAAGCTGCGCGGCAAGCCGGTCGCGATGATCAACGCCCGCATGACTGACGCGACCTATCGCCGGTGGCGGCGGTTCGGGCGCGGGGCCGCGCGCAAGCTGTTGGGATACATCGACCACGTGCAGGCGCAGGAGGAACAGACCGCCCAGCGTCTGCGCCACCTGGGCCTGCCGGAGACCCGGCTGGAAGTGACGGGAACATTGAAGGAAGGGTCCAAGGCCCTGCCGCACGACGAGGCGGAGAGGGTCCGCTTCGCCTCTGCGCTGGGGGGGCGTCCCTGTTGGCTGGCCGCCTCGACCCACGAAGGCGAAGAGGCGGGGGCCGCCGAGGCCCATGCCCAGGCGCGGCGATCCTGGCAAAAGCTGGCGCTGGTCATCGCGCCGCGCCATCCGGGCCGCGGCGACGAAATCGTCAGCAGCCTGCGACTGGACGGCTGGAAGGTCGCTCAACGGTCGCTGGGCGAGACATTGACCGCCGAAACCGACATCTATGTCGCTGATACGGTGGGCGAGATGGGGCTGTGGTATCGGCTCTGCGCGGTGTCCTTCATGGGCGGGTCGCTGGTGCCGGTGGGCGGGCACAATCCGTTCGAGCCGGCCGCCCTGGGCAGTGCGATCCTGCACGGACCCGAGGTCTACAATTTCCAGGACATCTTTGAGCGTCTGTCGGCGGCAGGGGCCGCGCGCCAGGTCAGCGACTGGGCCGATCTGGGTGCCACGCTGGCGCGCGTTCTGGAACCCGATGAGGCGGCGCGCATGGCCCATGCCGCGTGGGAGGTCTGCTCCGACGGGACGGATGTGACCGAACGGGCGACGGACCTGCTGTTTGCCATGCTCGACGGCGTGGATTGA
- a CDS encoding DUF4170 domain-containing protein — translation MVQRLHLVFGGELVNPSSTQFADVDKIDIVGMFPDYASAYAAWKGAAQRTVDDAHARYFIAHIHRLRDEESAASPTEELG, via the coding sequence ATGGTCCAGCGCCTACACCTCGTCTTCGGCGGCGAGCTGGTAAACCCCAGCTCGACCCAGTTTGCGGATGTGGACAAGATCGACATCGTCGGCATGTTCCCCGACTACGCCAGCGCCTATGCCGCGTGGAAAGGTGCGGCCCAACGCACGGTGGACGATGCGCACGCGCGCTATTTCATCGCGCACATCCATCGCCTGCGCGATGAAGAAAGCGCCGCCTCCCCGACCGAAGAGCTGGGCTGA
- a CDS encoding 3'(2'),5'-bisphosphate nucleotidase CysQ — translation MRAADEDRALLSEAALEAGRIARHYVGRDKDVQDKGDGQGPVTQADLEIDAMLRRTLTQARPGYGWLSEESADTDARLSRSRVFVIDPIDGTRAFIKGEPTFSHSLAVVEDGVPFAAAIHLPMKDRLYAAARGGGATRDGVPIAPSGRQVLDGAEVLATRPNFHDEHWTGGRPPVSQHFVSSLAFRLALAAEGRFDAMVTLRRAWEWDIAAGALLVAEAGGAIHDRRGGALRFNNVHPQVDGVVAGTRAVQAALLARLA, via the coding sequence TTGCGGGCGGCTGACGAGGATCGCGCCCTTCTGTCCGAGGCCGCGCTGGAGGCGGGCCGCATTGCCCGCCACTATGTCGGGCGCGACAAGGACGTGCAGGACAAGGGTGACGGACAGGGCCCGGTGACCCAGGCCGATCTGGAAATCGACGCCATGCTGCGCCGGACCCTGACGCAGGCCCGTCCCGGGTATGGCTGGCTGTCGGAGGAAAGCGCCGATACGGACGCCCGGCTGTCGCGGTCGCGTGTGTTCGTCATCGACCCCATCGACGGCACCCGTGCCTTTATCAAGGGCGAGCCGACGTTCAGCCATTCGCTGGCCGTGGTCGAGGACGGTGTTCCCTTTGCCGCCGCGATCCACCTGCCGATGAAGGACCGGCTTTACGCGGCGGCCCGGGGCGGCGGGGCTACGCGGGACGGGGTGCCCATCGCGCCTTCGGGCCGCCAGGTGCTGGACGGGGCCGAGGTTCTGGCGACGCGTCCCAACTTCCACGACGAACATTGGACCGGTGGCCGACCGCCGGTGTCGCAGCACTTTGTGTCGTCGCTGGCCTTTCGGCTGGCCCTGGCCGCCGAGGGGCGCTTTGACGCGATGGTGACCCTGCGCCGGGCCTGGGAATGGGACATCGCCGCGGGCGCCTTGCTGGTGGCCGAGGCGGGCGGTGCGATCCATGACCGCCGGGGCGGGGCGCTGCGGTTCAACAACGTGCACCCGCAGGTCGATGGCGTCGTGGCGGGAACCCGCGCGGTGCAGGCGGCCCTGCTGGCGCGACTGGCCTGA
- a CDS encoding TldD/PmbA family protein: MPDLSQLTEALLHAAKKAGAEAADALAVDGTSISVDVLRGKLEQAERSEGIDIGLRVLIGKRQACVSASDTRPETMAQMAERAVAMAREAPEDPHIGLADPDQLVRDWDVAALDLCDGAEAPTPAELQDMAARAEAAALAVDGISQVSAAGAGHGDRRIHLAASNGFSGGYRRTGTSLSCVAITGEGTGMERDYYGDSRIHFADLDSPEDVGRIAAERTVARRGAIKPPTGACPVVYDERVAGTLIGHLLGAVNGGSVARGATFLRDALGQPVLPDGLSLTEDPTMPRVSGSKPFDGEGLPVAVRDIVADGVLTGWVLDLATGRKLGMASTGNAARGPSAPPQPSAGNVRLTQGTVSRDDLLAQMGTGLLITSMIGSSINATTGDYSRGASGFWVENGEITGPVNECTVAGNLRDMLRRLIPANDARLHVGRQVPSLLVEGLTIAGG; the protein is encoded by the coding sequence ATGCCCGATCTGTCCCAGCTGACCGAAGCCCTGCTGCATGCCGCCAAGAAGGCCGGGGCAGAGGCCGCGGATGCGTTGGCCGTGGATGGCACGTCGATTTCCGTCGATGTGCTGCGCGGCAAACTCGAACAGGCAGAGCGGTCCGAGGGGATCGACATCGGTCTGCGCGTATTGATCGGCAAGCGGCAGGCCTGCGTCTCTGCCTCGGACACGCGGCCTGAAACCATGGCGCAAATGGCCGAACGCGCCGTCGCCATGGCACGAGAGGCCCCCGAGGACCCGCATATCGGTCTGGCCGATCCTGACCAATTGGTGCGCGACTGGGATGTCGCGGCGCTGGATCTGTGCGACGGGGCCGAGGCTCCGACCCCTGCCGAGTTGCAGGACATGGCCGCCCGCGCCGAGGCCGCAGCCCTGGCCGTGGACGGCATCAGCCAGGTCAGTGCCGCCGGCGCGGGCCACGGCGACCGGCGTATCCACCTTGCCGCCAGCAACGGGTTTTCGGGGGGCTACCGCCGCACCGGAACATCCCTGTCCTGCGTGGCCATCACCGGCGAGGGCACGGGGATGGAACGGGATTATTACGGTGACAGCCGCATCCACTTTGCCGATCTCGACAGCCCCGAAGACGTGGGCCGTATCGCCGCCGAACGCACGGTTGCGCGGCGCGGCGCGATCAAGCCGCCCACCGGGGCCTGTCCGGTGGTCTATGACGAACGGGTCGCGGGCACCCTGATCGGGCATCTGCTGGGGGCCGTGAACGGCGGGTCGGTCGCGCGCGGCGCGACGTTCCTGCGTGATGCCTTGGGGCAACCGGTTCTGCCCGATGGCCTGTCCCTGACCGAGGATCCGACGATGCCCCGCGTCTCCGGCTCCAAACCCTTCGACGGCGAAGGGTTGCCGGTGGCGGTGCGCGACATCGTGGCGGACGGCGTGTTGACCGGTTGGGTTCTGGACCTGGCCACGGGGCGCAAGCTGGGCATGGCCAGCACCGGCAACGCGGCACGCGGCCCCTCGGCCCCGCCGCAGCCCTCGGCGGGCAACGTGCGCCTGACCCAGGGCACGGTCAGCCGGGATGACTTGCTGGCACAAATGGGAACCGGCCTGCTGATCACGTCGATGATCGGCTCGTCGATCAACGCGACCACGGGGGATTATTCGCGCGGGGCCTCTGGTTTCTGGGTCGAAAACGGAGAGATCACGGGCCCGGTCAACGAATGCACCGTGGCGGGCAATCTGCGCGACATGCTGCGCCGTCTGATCCCGGCCAACGACGCGCGGCTGCATGTCGGGCGGCAGGTGCCGTCGCTCTTGGTCGAGGGGCTGACGATTGCGGGCGGCTGA
- a CDS encoding DUF2125 domain-containing protein yields the protein MPKHAIAAGCALALCSGPALADLTAQDLWTDWQRIYAAMGTTMTADESYGGGTLTLSDIRTVALIEGVESTSSLGSIELVEQDDGTVRIVLPPSMVIATETTVDGDTVAQDVTLETEGWDAVVSEEGDARIYDITADRMAYVFDDPEVPGADAVSGSLDLLGLATTYTNTETDGAFESVQTSTAEAMTLDLSSEGEGETFSLAYALSDLTAGADVSLDLDAIGQDIKSLSDLNLLFALTFAHGGSTTELSADSSDGPFALSGTAGGGSMSVDLTPDGLGYSLSSTDAQLTVQVAAFPVPVSVSMSELSSAFALPMGVSDTPKPFAASLAWRDLEVDDAIWGLFDPTGQLPRDAATLVLDVTGTALMTTDIFSADAAEMAGPPGELKSLDLNALQLTIAGAELLGNGALTFPVPGPIPQPVGTITLSLDGGLALIDKLVALGFLPPEQAAMAKGMAGVVARPVGEDQLESEIVFSEGGGISANGLPLQ from the coding sequence ATGCCGAAACATGCGATTGCCGCCGGATGCGCGCTGGCGCTTTGCTCGGGTCCGGCACTGGCCGACCTGACGGCGCAGGATCTTTGGACCGACTGGCAGCGGATCTATGCCGCCATGGGCACGACGATGACCGCCGACGAAAGCTATGGGGGCGGCACGCTGACGCTGTCGGACATTCGAACGGTGGCCTTGATCGAAGGGGTGGAAAGCACCTCTTCGCTGGGCAGCATCGAGTTGGTGGAACAGGACGACGGCACCGTGCGGATCGTCCTGCCGCCGTCGATGGTCATCGCCACCGAAACCACCGTCGATGGTGACACCGTGGCGCAGGACGTCACCCTGGAGACGGAGGGCTGGGACGCCGTCGTCTCCGAGGAAGGGGACGCGCGGATCTACGACATCACCGCCGACCGGATGGCCTATGTGTTCGACGACCCGGAGGTGCCGGGCGCCGACGCGGTGTCCGGGTCGCTGGACCTGCTGGGGCTGGCCACGACCTACACCAACACCGAAACCGACGGAGCCTTCGAAAGCGTTCAGACATCGACCGCCGAGGCCATGACGCTGGACCTGTCCTCCGAAGGAGAAGGGGAGACGTTTTCGCTGGCCTACGCTCTGTCGGATCTGACGGCGGGCGCTGACGTTTCGCTGGATCTCGACGCCATCGGTCAGGACATCAAAAGCCTGTCTGACCTGAACCTGCTGTTTGCTCTGACATTTGCCCATGGTGGCAGCACGACCGAGCTGAGCGCCGATTCCTCCGATGGGCCCTTCGCCCTGAGCGGGACGGCAGGCGGCGGCAGCATGTCGGTCGATTTGACCCCCGACGGTCTTGGCTATTCGCTGTCCTCGACCGACGCGCAATTGACGGTGCAGGTCGCGGCCTTTCCGGTGCCGGTATCCGTGTCCATGTCCGAGCTGAGCTCGGCCTTTGCGCTGCCGATGGGGGTGTCGGACACGCCGAAACCCTTTGCCGCCAGCCTTGCCTGGCGCGATCTGGAAGTGGACGATGCAATCTGGGGGCTGTTCGATCCGACCGGTCAGTTGCCGCGTGACGCGGCGACCCTTGTGCTGGACGTGACCGGCACCGCGTTGATGACCACCGACATCTTCAGCGCGGACGCAGCCGAAATGGCGGGCCCTCCGGGAGAGTTGAAATCGCTGGACCTGAACGCGCTGCAACTGACCATTGCGGGTGCCGAACTGCTGGGCAACGGCGCGCTGACCTTCCCGGTGCCGGGTCCGATCCCGCAGCCGGTTGGCACGATCACCCTGTCGTTGGACGGTGGTCTTGCGCTGATCGACAAACTTGTCGCGCTGGGCTTTCTGCCGCCGGAACAGGCCGCGATGGCCAAGGGCATGGCGGGCGTCGTCGCGCGTCCCGTGGGCGAGGATCAGCTGGAATCGGAGATCGTGTTCTCCGAAGGTGGCGGGATCAGCGCCAACGGCCTGCCGCTTCAATAG
- a CDS encoding SDR family oxidoreductase yields MSDLTSKTVMITGASRGIGAAAARAFAAQGANVVLLARSTRAIADLAGEIGRTALAVPCDVASWAEMSRAVQAAVDTFGSLDVLIGNAGMIEPIGPLADSDPDAWGHLIDVNVKGVYNGMRAALPVMTAQGSGTIITISSGAAHRALAGWSAYCTSKAAAKMLTEAAHAEHGDTLRIMGLSPGTVATQMQREIKASGVGPVAQLEWEDHIPPEWPARALVWMCSSAAEDLNGTELSLRDDGLRARIGLTA; encoded by the coding sequence ATGTCGGATCTTACTTCGAAAACCGTTATGATCACAGGGGCCTCGCGCGGGATCGGTGCCGCCGCCGCCCGTGCCTTTGCTGCGCAGGGGGCGAATGTCGTTCTGCTGGCCCGGTCCACCCGCGCCATTGCCGACCTCGCCGGAGAGATCGGGCGCACCGCGCTGGCCGTGCCCTGCGACGTCGCCAGCTGGGCCGAGATGTCGCGCGCCGTGCAGGCAGCGGTGGATACCTTCGGGTCGCTGGACGTGCTGATCGGCAACGCGGGCATGATCGAACCCATCGGCCCCCTGGCAGACAGCGACCCGGACGCCTGGGGCCATCTGATCGATGTGAACGTAAAGGGCGTCTACAATGGGATGCGGGCCGCCTTGCCGGTGATGACGGCGCAGGGATCGGGCACGATCATCACCATCTCGTCCGGCGCCGCGCACCGCGCGCTGGCGGGTTGGTCGGCCTATTGCACCTCCAAGGCGGCGGCCAAGATGCTGACCGAAGCGGCCCATGCCGAACACGGCGACACCCTGCGCATCATGGGCCTGTCGCCGGGCACCGTCGCCACCCAGATGCAGCGCGAGATCAAGGCCTCGGGCGTGGGACCTGTCGCCCAGTTGGAATGGGAGGATCACATTCCCCCCGAATGGCCCGCCCGCGCGCTGGTGTGGATGTGCTCCTCCGCGGCGGAGGATCTGAACGGGACCGAGCTGAGCCTGCGCGACGATGGGCTGCGCGCCCGGATCGGCCTGACCGCATGA
- a CDS encoding enoyl-CoA hydratase/isomerase family protein, whose product MIRSDRDGAVLTLTLDRPDKANSLTAAMLGDLCDAVEGVGPDVGLMILTGAGDRVFSAGADLDEAKAGLATSPLWERLSGAIAALPCLTVAALNGTLAGGACGMALACDVRLAVPGAQVFYPVARLGYLPQPSDPARMARLIGPARTKLVLAAGARLSAEEALAFGLFDRLVADPKAAARDLAVGAPDHVAAIKAMVP is encoded by the coding sequence ATGATCCGCAGCGACCGGGACGGCGCGGTCCTGACCCTGACGCTGGACCGGCCCGACAAGGCCAACTCCCTGACCGCAGCGATGCTGGGCGATCTATGTGACGCGGTCGAGGGGGTCGGACCGGATGTCGGCCTGATGATCCTGACCGGCGCAGGGGACCGGGTGTTCAGCGCCGGGGCTGATCTGGATGAAGCAAAGGCCGGGCTGGCCACCTCGCCCCTTTGGGAACGGCTGTCGGGGGCCATCGCCGCGCTGCCGTGCCTGACGGTTGCCGCACTGAATGGCACGCTGGCGGGTGGGGCCTGTGGCATGGCGCTGGCCTGCGATGTCCGGCTGGCGGTGCCGGGGGCACAGGTCTTCTATCCGGTGGCGCGGCTGGGCTATCTGCCGCAACCCTCGGACCCGGCGCGCATGGCGCGGCTGATCGGACCGGCGCGCACCAAGCTGGTGCTGGCCGCAGGCGCGCGCCTTTCGGCGGAGGAGGCCCTGGCCTTTGGTCTGTTCGACCGTCTCGTGGCGGATCCGAAAGCCGCGGCGCGGGATCTTGCCGTGGGCGCGCCGGACCACGTGGCGGCGATCAAGGCAATGGTGCCATAA
- a CDS encoding FAD-dependent oxidoreductase has translation MNDASCAPVDVLIVGGGLAGLSLADRLRGTGKSITLIEARDRLGGRILGEAPGLDLGPAWFWPGQPRMAALVADLGLAAFEHFAVGDALHEDATGQVFRTGGQGGMAGSLRIAGGLGRVVDRLSARVPEGILQREVRVVAVRRGPAGIEAETADGRRISARRIVLALPPRIAARLRFDPPLSALGAMAEVPTWMAGQAKAVVSYDRPFWRAAGLSGDAFSRRGPMVEIHDASGPDGTPAALFGFIGVPAAARQDSEGLRAAVLAQVVRLFGPEAASPRALHLKDWAFDPMTATQADQAPLTQHPAYGPVPGAETVWDGTVILGGSEVAPRFGGYLEGALEAAEAVAARLMAPLP, from the coding sequence TTGAACGATGCGTCCTGTGCCCCTGTGGATGTTCTGATCGTGGGCGGCGGGCTGGCGGGGCTGTCGTTGGCCGACCGCCTGCGTGGGACCGGCAAGTCCATCACCCTGATCGAGGCGCGGGATCGGCTGGGCGGCCGTATTCTGGGCGAGGCACCGGGACTGGACCTTGGCCCGGCCTGGTTCTGGCCCGGTCAGCCCCGGATGGCGGCTTTGGTGGCGGATCTGGGGTTGGCGGCGTTTGAGCATTTCGCCGTCGGCGACGCCCTGCACGAAGACGCGACAGGCCAGGTGTTTCGCACAGGCGGACAGGGCGGCATGGCCGGATCGCTGCGGATTGCCGGAGGGCTGGGGCGCGTGGTGGACCGTCTGAGCGCACGCGTGCCCGAGGGGATCCTGCAACGCGAGGTGCGCGTCGTCGCGGTGCGGCGTGGGCCGGCGGGCATCGAGGCGGAAACCGCCGACGGGCGCAGGATCAGCGCGCGCCGCATCGTTCTGGCTCTGCCCCCTCGGATCGCCGCGAGGCTTCGCTTTGATCCACCGCTGTCGGCGCTTGGGGCGATGGCCGAGGTGCCCACCTGGATGGCGGGGCAGGCCAAGGCGGTGGTTTCGTATGATCGTCCGTTCTGGCGCGCGGCTGGCCTGTCCGGCGACGCCTTCAGCAGGCGGGGACCGATGGTCGAAATCCACGACGCCTCTGGCCCTGACGGCACACCTGCCGCTCTGTTCGGCTTCATCGGCGTCCCCGCCGCTGCGCGGCAGGACAGCGAAGGACTGCGGGCGGCCGTCCTTGCGCAGGTCGTGCGCCTGTTCGGGCCAGAGGCAGCCTCGCCCCGTGCGTTGCATCTGAAAGATTGGGCCTTTGATCCGATGACCGCGACGCAGGCCGACCAGGCCCCCCTGACGCAGCATCCCGCCTATGGGCCGGTGCCGGGGGCGGAAACGGTCTGGGATGGCACCGTGATCCTGGGCGGCAGCGAGGTCGCGCCACGGTTCGGCGGCTATCTGGAAGGTGCGCTTGAGGCGGCGGAGGCTGTGGCGGCGCGGCTTATGGCACCATTGCCTTGA
- a CDS encoding TetR/AcrR family transcriptional regulator produces MNDATPIKKGRKFDQVLDGARRVFMADGYEGASVDAIARAAGVSKATLYSYFSDKRLLFMEVAKAECSLQIDEADAILTESAQPREVLCVAADRMLSFFLSGFGQSIFRMCVAESERFPELGREFYETGPKLFRERMVAYLKCAVAEGQLKIDDLDLAADQFAELCKARLFPELMFNIRKSVTDAEKQRVIDGAVDTFLARYGV; encoded by the coding sequence ATGAACGACGCCACACCGATCAAGAAGGGTCGCAAGTTCGACCAGGTCCTGGATGGCGCGCGGCGCGTGTTCATGGCCGACGGCTACGAAGGCGCAAGCGTCGATGCCATCGCCCGTGCGGCGGGCGTGTCCAAGGCGACGCTTTACAGCTATTTCTCGGACAAGCGCCTGCTGTTCATGGAGGTGGCGAAGGCCGAGTGCAGTCTGCAGATCGACGAAGCGGACGCCATCCTGACCGAAAGCGCCCAGCCCAGAGAGGTGCTGTGCGTGGCGGCGGATCGGATGCTGTCGTTTTTCCTGTCCGGCTTTGGTCAGTCGATCTTTCGCATGTGCGTCGCCGAATCCGAACGGTTCCCCGAACTGGGGCGCGAATTCTACGAGACCGGGCCGAAACTGTTCCGCGAACGCATGGTCGCGTATCTCAAATGTGCCGTGGCCGAAGGTCAGTTGAAGATCGACGATCTGGACCTGGCGGCTGACCAATTCGCAGAGCTTTGCAAGGCGCGTCTGTTCCCGGAATTGATGTTCAACATTCGTAAATCCGTGACCGATGCCGAAAAGCAGCGCGTCATCGACGGCGCGGTCGACACCTTTCTGGCGCGCTACGGCGTCTGA